From one Triticum urartu cultivar G1812 chromosome 3, Tu2.1, whole genome shotgun sequence genomic stretch:
- the LOC125544333 gene encoding type IV inositol polyphosphate 5-phosphatase 3 — MAARHSYPPTRATRSAPAPRPPLSRLGDSETAAAHPGADPEARRKAKKQNQLWPKTVLRKWLNIRSPDSDFSADEGDTADEADSDSEYEEMCGWERQRYDQDRRMRGLGAQTTDSQMEGVPYGLNRRRKSETLRAQYIDVKELRVCVGTWNVAGKLPPQDLDIQEWLDMKEPADIYVLGFQEVVPLNAGNIFGAEDNRPASMWEHIIRETLNKISPDKPKYKSHSDPPSPSRFKPSDDALAMEDELNSESDSESGGEVHPWNEQDLVVVDDDDSHSNRLEHSTSAPDESILQADNFSKLPSMKTFNRSHNIVSFKDYTSLLEEPINQKMLTKTLSHSERLGMIWPEQPLDMLAQCLPDSTQPFASGKALKTYLSFKSVNEDSCAFPEDSALHGLNIESVVAKGKRPYFVRIISKQMVGVFLTIWVRRSLRKRIQNVKVSTVGVGAMGYIGNKGSIAVSMSIYQTHFCFLCCHLTSGEKEGDEQKRNADVQEIHRRTVFNSRVSTPKTIYDHERIFWLGDLNYRINLSYEKTHEFISNHDWNGLFEKDQLRRELRKGRLFDGWTEGVISFPPTYKYRFNSKKYTSDEPKSGRRTPSWCDRILSYGKGMRLLSYETVDMRLSDHRPVKAVYTVDTEVFSPKKLQRALTFTDAEVEDRLSSEDERIAGIYSLGLS; from the exons ATGGCGGCCAGGCACTCGTACCCGCCCACGCGGGCCACGCGGAGCGCGCCGGCGCCTCGGCCGCCATTGTCCCGCCTCGGGGACTCGGAGACGGCGGCGGCCCACCCCGGCGCCGACCCGGAGGCGCGCCGCAAGGCCAAGAAGCAGAACCAG CTGTGGCCCAAGACGGTGCTGCGCAAGTGGCTCAACATCCGGTCGCCGGACTCCGACTTCAGCGCCGACGAGGGCGACACCGCCGACGAGGCCGACAGCGACTCCGAGTACGAAG AGATGTGCGGATGGGAACGCCAGCGATATGATCAGGACCGGAGAATGCGTGGATTGGGTGCCCAGACTACTG ATAGCCAAATGGAGGGTGTTCCATACGGTCTTAATAGAAGGCGCAAGTCAGAGACTCTTCGTGCTCAGTATATCGATGTCAAGGAACTGAG GGTCTGCGTAGGAACTTGGAATGTTGCAGGCAAACTTCCACCTCAAGATTTGGATATTCAAGAATGGTTGGATATGAAGGAGCCGGCTGACATATATGTTCTTGG ATTTCAAGAAGTTGTTCCATTAAATGCTGGGAATATATTTGGTGCGGAAGACAACCGTCCTGCTTCCATGTGGGAGCATATCATTCGTGAAACACTGAATAAGATTAGTCCAGATAAACCAAAATATAAAAGTCACAGTGATCCTCCATCTCCATCAAGGTTCAAGCCATCTGATGACGCTCTTGCAATGGAAGATGAACTTAATAGCGAGTCTGACAGCGAAAGTGGTGGGGAAGTGCACCCATGGAACGAACAAGATTTAgttgttgttgatgatgatgatagtcATAGCAACAGACTTGAACACTCCACTTCTGCTCCTGACGAATCTATTCTACAGGCTGATAACTTCAGCAAGTTGCCTTCAATGAAGACTTTCAATAGATCCCATAACATAGTAAGTTTTAAAGATTACACCTCTCTTTTGGAAGAGCCGATCAACCAAAAGATGTTAACCAAGACACTCAGTCACTCGGAGAGGCTTGGAATGATTTGGCCAGAACAACCATTGGATATGTTGGCTCAATGTCTTCCAGACAGCACACAACCGTTTGCTTCCGGGAAGGCACTGAAAACATATTTGTCTTTCAAATCAGTTAATGAAGATTCCTGTGCTTTTCCCGAGGATAGTGCACTTCATGGTTTAAACATTGAAAGTGTGGTAGCTAAAGGAAAAAGACCATACTTTGTTAGGATAATAAGCAAGCAGATGGTCGGAGTATTTCTCACAATATGGGTACGAAGGAGCCTGCGAAAGCGCATTCAGAATGTGAAAGTATCAACTGTAGGTGTAGGTGCTATGGGGTACATTGGTAACAAG GGATCAATAGCAGTAAGTATGTCGATATATCAGACACACTTCTGCTTTCTTTGTTGTCACCTGACCTCTGGAGAAAAGGAAGGAGATGAACAAAAAAGGAATGCGGATGTGCAAGAGATCCATCGAAGGACAGTATTTAATTCCAGAGTGAGCACGCCTAAGACAATATATGACCACGA AAGGATATTCTGGCTAGGGGATCTGAATTATAGGATCAACTTATCATACGAAAAAACACATGAATTTATCTCCAACCACGACTGGAATGGATTGTTTGAGAAAGACCAG CTAAGAAGAGAACTGAGGAAAGGACGTTTATTTGATGGGTGGACTGAAGGAGTTATCAGCTTTCCTCCAACATACAAGTACCGGTTTAACTCGAAGAAGTACACAAGTGATGAGCCAAAATCTGGGAGAAGGACACCTTCATG GTGCGACCGAATTCTTTCGTACGGCAAGGGAATGAGGTTATTGTCCTATGAGACGGTTGACATGAGGCTATCCGATCACCGCCCCGTTAAAGCCGTGTACACGGTTGATACAGAGGTTTTCAGCCCCAAAAAGTTGCAGAGAGCTCTCACCTTCACCGACGCGGAGGTCGAGGACCGGCTGTCCTCTGAGGACGAGCGCATCGCTGGAATCTACAGCCTTGGGCTGTCGTAA